One Rhodospirillaceae bacterium genomic region harbors:
- a CDS encoding histidine--tRNA ligase: MSTLQPVRGTHDLLAEDSLRHRKVIDTVRDISGRYGFDEIETPIFERTEVFARTLGDTSDIVTKEMYTFEDKGGDSLTLRPENTAGVARAFISGGLAQSLPLKFTYQGSMFRYERPQKGRLRQFHQTGAEILGVEGPLADIEIIALGSHYLEALGVRDKTLLELNSLGDTESRTAYRDMLVDYFRSHFDELSEDSRDRLERNPLRILDSKDQGDRAIIENAPLISDSFNDYSRDFFETVKQGLDVARVEYTLNPRLVRGLDYYCHTAFEFTTTELGAQGALVAGGRYDGLIKQMGGPPTPGVGWAAGVERLAMMIDDPEGRARPIAMVPLGAEAEIKALGLTQRLRQGGFSIELGYSGNMKKRMKRANSVGAAACVILGEDELAKDVATVRNMETGDQVEVPLASLEDHLAGYR; encoded by the coding sequence ATGTCGACGTTGCAGCCGGTTCGCGGCACCCACGATCTGTTAGCTGAAGACAGCTTACGCCATCGTAAGGTCATCGATACCGTGCGCGACATTTCCGGTCGCTACGGTTTTGATGAAATCGAGACGCCGATTTTTGAACGTACGGAAGTTTTCGCCCGCACCCTCGGCGACACCTCCGACATTGTGACCAAGGAAATGTACACCTTTGAAGACAAGGGTGGAGATTCGCTGACCCTGCGGCCTGAAAACACGGCCGGTGTGGCGCGCGCCTTTATCTCCGGCGGGTTGGCCCAGTCACTGCCTCTGAAATTTACCTATCAGGGATCCATGTTCCGCTATGAGCGCCCCCAGAAAGGCCGCCTGCGTCAGTTTCATCAAACCGGCGCGGAAATTCTCGGCGTTGAAGGGCCGCTGGCCGATATCGAAATTATCGCCCTGGGTTCTCACTATCTTGAAGCCCTCGGGGTCAGGGATAAAACGCTGCTTGAACTGAATTCCCTTGGCGATACCGAAAGCCGTACCGCTTATCGAGACATGCTTGTCGATTACTTTCGCAGTCATTTTGATGAACTTTCCGAAGACAGCCGTGACCGCCTTGAGCGCAACCCCTTGCGTATCCTCGACTCAAAGGATCAGGGTGATCGGGCGATTATCGAAAATGCGCCGTTGATCAGCGACAGCTTTAATGATTATTCCCGTGATTTTTTCGAGACAGTCAAGCAGGGCCTCGATGTGGCCCGGGTTGAATACACCCTAAACCCCAGGCTGGTTCGTGGCCTGGATTATTATTGTCATACGGCTTTTGAATTCACCACCACCGAACTGGGTGCCCAGGGCGCGCTGGTTGCGGGGGGGCGTTATGACGGCCTGATCAAGCAGATGGGTGGACCGCCAACGCCGGGTGTTGGCTGGGCTGCCGGTGTCGAACGTCTGGCCATGATGATTGATGATCCGGAAGGCCGCGCCCGTCCCATCGCTATGGTTCCCCTTGGCGCAGAAGCCGAGATCAAGGCCCTGGGCCTGACCCAACGTTTGCGCCAGGGTGGCTTCAGCATCGAACTGGGTTATTCAGGAAATATGAAAAAACGCATGAAGCGGGCAAATAGCGTGGGTGCGGCGGCCTGTGTTATTTTGGGCGAAGACGAACTGGCCAAGGACGTCGCCACCGTCCGAAATATGGAAACAGGTGATCAGGTAGAGGTGCCTCTGGCTTCGTTGGAGGACCACCTGGCCGGCTATCGTTAG
- the ispG gene encoding flavodoxin-dependent (E)-4-hydroxy-3-methylbut-2-enyl-diphosphate synthase has translation MSNVLQPSRRASVAVPIGSLTVGGEAPIIVQSMTNTDTADIDATVSQIAALAEAGSELVRLTVDRDEAAKAVPHIRDKLDARGVSVPLIGDFHYIGHTLLDDNPGCAEALSKYRINPGNVGFKGKKDSQFSSMIETALTYDRPIRIGVNWGSLDQDLVVALMDENSKRTQPLEAALVTREALVRSALDSAERAGTLGMGADKIILSCKVSGVQDLIAVYTELAGRCDYALHLGLTEAGMGSKGIVASSAAMGILLQNGIGDTIRVSLTPEPGGERTQEVIVAQEMLQTMGLRSFSPMVIACPGCGRTTSTVFQELTQQIQDHVRTSMPEWRKAYSGVEDLNLAVMGCIVNGPGESKHADIGISLPGTGEEPAAPVFIDGKKEMTLRGPAIAEDFKKIIDDYITSRYKPKS, from the coding sequence GTGTCTAACGTTCTCCAACCGTCCAGACGCGCCAGCGTTGCGGTACCAATTGGTTCTCTTACTGTCGGTGGCGAGGCCCCCATCATCGTCCAGTCGATGACCAACACGGACACTGCCGATATAGACGCTACGGTTAGCCAGATCGCGGCATTGGCCGAAGCCGGATCGGAATTGGTGCGTCTTACCGTAGACCGCGACGAAGCCGCCAAGGCTGTTCCCCATATTCGCGACAAGCTTGATGCACGGGGCGTCTCAGTACCGTTGATTGGCGATTTTCACTACATCGGCCACACCTTGCTGGATGACAATCCGGGTTGCGCGGAAGCCTTGTCCAAGTACCGTATCAACCCGGGAAATGTCGGGTTCAAAGGGAAAAAAGACAGCCAGTTCTCATCAATGATCGAAACAGCCCTGACATATGACCGACCGATCCGCATCGGCGTCAACTGGGGCAGTCTGGATCAGGATCTGGTCGTCGCCCTGATGGATGAAAACAGCAAGCGGACGCAACCGCTGGAGGCTGCCCTGGTAACCCGCGAAGCGCTTGTCCGCTCCGCCCTTGATAGTGCTGAACGTGCCGGAACATTGGGCATGGGGGCTGATAAAATTATTTTGTCGTGCAAGGTCAGCGGCGTACAGGACTTGATCGCCGTGTATACCGAGTTGGCCGGGCGCTGCGACTACGCCCTGCATTTGGGTTTGACGGAAGCGGGCATGGGCTCCAAGGGCATCGTTGCCTCAAGCGCCGCCATGGGTATTTTGCTGCAAAATGGGATCGGCGATACCATTCGCGTATCCCTGACCCCTGAACCGGGCGGTGAGCGCACACAGGAGGTCATCGTCGCACAGGAAATGCTTCAAACCATGGGATTGCGCTCCTTTTCACCCATGGTTATTGCGTGCCCCGGCTGCGGTCGCACCACCAGCACGGTATTTCAGGAACTGACTCAACAAATTCAGGACCATGTTCGGACTTCCATGCCCGAGTGGCGAAAGGCGTATAGTGGCGTTGAAGATTTGAACCTTGCCGTAATGGGCTGTATCGTGAACGGCCCGGGGGAAAGCAAACATGCCGATATTGGTATCAGTCTGCCAGGAACGGGTGAGGAGCCTGCGGCCCCTGTATTTATTGACGGCAAAAAGGAAATGACCCTGCGTGGCCCTGCCATAGCCGAAGATTTCAAGAAAATCATCGACGATTACATAACAAGCCGCTACAAGCCCAAAAGTTAA